One segment of Pantoea sp. Lij88 DNA contains the following:
- the pqqU gene encoding TonB-dependent receptor PqqU, which translates to MKILSLRQATLLMLPAILPLPLLAADNDNTLVVTAAPPETGLNELDTPAALSVVSGDDMRQAAPRVNLSENLSSVPGLQIQNRQNYAQDLQLSMRGFGSRSTYGVRGLRIYVDGIPATMPDGQAQTSNIDIGSVDHVEVLRGPFSALYGNASGGVINVTTQQGQQPTTLEASSWYGSYGSWRNSVKASGATGDGSHAGDVNYTVSASRFTTHGYRDHSEAQKNLGNARLGVRIDDVSTLTLLFNSVHIDAQDPGGLTEAQWRDNPRQVVSNVPLYNTRKTVDQTQGGLRYQRQMSENDDLSVMLYAGMRETTQFQSIPAAVQRNPAHPGGVIALTRHYQGVDTRWTHRDTLLSIPVAVTGGLDYETMTERRKGYENFTVSNGVTQLGEQGNLRRNERNLMWTIDPYLQSAWQLTDKLSLDAGVRFSTVNFDSNDFYVRPGNGDDSGDARYHKWLPAAALKYAFDPSWNAWISAGRGFETPTINELSYRSDGATGLNLGLKPATSDTLEIGSKKRIGNGIVSAALFQTDTRDEIVADTSSGGRTTYKNAGQTRRRGLELSLDQQFAWDWRLKMAYTLLDARYRSNACGSESCDGNRIPGIARNMAYAGLGYLPEQGFYAGSEVRYLSQIAAEDQNAVNTPSYTVAAVNSGYKWLVDNWTLDLFGRVDNLFDRRYVGSVIVNESNGRYFESAPGRNYSVGLTLGYAFR; encoded by the coding sequence ATGAAAATACTCTCTCTGCGTCAGGCGACGCTGTTGATGTTGCCTGCCATTTTACCGCTGCCGCTGCTGGCGGCGGATAATGACAATACTCTGGTCGTGACGGCCGCCCCGCCGGAAACGGGCCTTAACGAACTCGATACGCCCGCCGCCCTGAGTGTGGTCAGCGGCGACGATATGCGTCAGGCGGCACCGCGCGTAAACCTGTCGGAAAACCTCAGCAGCGTGCCGGGTCTGCAGATCCAGAACAGACAGAACTACGCGCAGGACCTGCAGCTGTCGATGCGTGGCTTCGGCTCCCGCTCAACCTATGGCGTGCGCGGTCTGCGCATCTACGTGGATGGGATTCCGGCCACCATGCCGGATGGTCAGGCGCAGACCTCCAATATTGATATCGGCTCTGTCGATCATGTCGAAGTGCTGCGCGGCCCGTTTTCGGCGCTGTATGGCAACGCCTCGGGCGGCGTGATCAATGTCACCACCCAGCAGGGTCAGCAACCGACCACACTGGAAGCCAGCAGCTGGTACGGCAGTTACGGCAGCTGGCGCAACAGCGTCAAAGCCAGCGGTGCCACCGGTGACGGCAGCCACGCCGGGGATGTGAACTACACCGTCTCCGCCTCCCGCTTTACCACCCACGGCTATCGCGATCACAGCGAAGCGCAGAAGAACCTCGGCAACGCGCGGCTGGGTGTGCGGATCGATGATGTCAGCACCCTGACGCTGCTGTTTAACAGCGTTCACATCGACGCGCAGGATCCCGGTGGCTTAACCGAAGCGCAGTGGCGTGACAATCCGCGCCAGGTGGTCAGCAACGTCCCGCTCTACAACACCCGTAAAACGGTAGATCAGACGCAGGGCGGCCTGCGTTATCAGCGCCAGATGAGTGAAAACGATGACCTCAGCGTGATGCTCTATGCCGGGATGCGCGAAACCACTCAGTTCCAGTCGATCCCTGCCGCCGTTCAGCGCAACCCGGCCCATCCCGGTGGCGTAATCGCCCTGACCCGCCACTATCAGGGCGTCGATACCCGCTGGACCCATCGCGACACGCTGCTGTCGATCCCGGTGGCGGTGACCGGCGGCCTCGACTACGAAACCATGACCGAGCGCCGCAAAGGTTATGAGAACTTTACGGTCAGCAACGGCGTGACGCAGCTGGGCGAACAGGGCAATTTGCGCCGCAACGAACGCAACCTGATGTGGACGATCGATCCCTATCTGCAGAGCGCCTGGCAGCTGACCGATAAGCTGTCACTGGATGCAGGCGTGCGCTTCAGCACCGTTAACTTTGATTCAAATGACTTTTATGTCCGGCCCGGTAACGGCGACGACAGCGGCGATGCGCGCTATCACAAGTGGCTGCCTGCTGCTGCGCTGAAGTATGCCTTTGACCCCAGCTGGAACGCGTGGATCTCCGCTGGTCGCGGCTTCGAAACCCCGACCATCAATGAGCTTTCATACCGTTCAGATGGCGCGACGGGCCTGAATCTGGGGCTGAAACCGGCCACCAGCGACACGCTGGAGATCGGCAGCAAAAAACGCATCGGCAATGGCATTGTCAGCGCGGCGCTGTTCCAGACCGATACCCGTGATGAGATTGTTGCGGATACCAGCAGCGGCGGACGCACCACCTATAAAAATGCCGGTCAGACCCGTCGTCGCGGTCTGGAGCTAAGTCTGGATCAGCAGTTTGCCTGGGACTGGCGGCTGAAGATGGCCTATACCCTGCTGGATGCGCGCTATCGCAGCAACGCCTGTGGCAGCGAGAGCTGTGACGGCAACCGCATCCCTGGCATCGCCAGAAATATGGCATACGCCGGACTCGGCTATCTGCCGGAACAGGGCTTTTATGCAGGCAGCGAAGTGCGCTATCTGAGCCAGATCGCCGCTGAAGATCAGAATGCGGTGAATACCCCGTCCTACACCGTGGCGGCGGTAAACAGTGGCTATAAGTGGCTGGTAGATAACTGGACGCTGGATCTGTTTGGCCGGGTCGATAACCTGTTTGACCGGCGCTATGTGGGTTCAGTGATTGTGAATGAGAGCAATGGTCGCTACTTCGAATCGGCACCAGGCCGCAACTACAGCGTCGGTTTAACGCTGGGTTACGCCTTCCGCTAA
- a CDS encoding helix-turn-helix transcriptional regulator, which translates to MSQQHFDFSTRPLVPLAHDYLHGASEPWHHHACAQLIHTLSGVVRVETDFGSWLVPPSRGVWLPAFTRHALQITGSVAARTLFIDPLARADLPASCQVVQISPLLRELIVTALSLPEHYSAGSRAERVMELILDEIRGMDVLPFALPTPDSPRLQALCEQIQQTPGESWTLQRASAQMNVSGRTLARHFMRETGLQFSDWVRRARLAIALTRLAQGDSVLRVALELGYESPSAFSAMFRRLLGVAPTDYFPPAETGLPR; encoded by the coding sequence ATGAGTCAGCAGCATTTTGATTTCAGCACGCGCCCGCTGGTGCCGCTGGCGCACGACTACCTGCACGGTGCCAGCGAACCCTGGCATCATCACGCCTGCGCGCAGCTGATCCACACGCTGAGCGGCGTGGTGCGGGTCGAGACGGATTTCGGCAGCTGGTTAGTGCCGCCGAGTCGCGGCGTCTGGCTGCCCGCGTTTACCCGCCATGCGCTGCAGATTACCGGCAGCGTGGCGGCGCGTACGCTGTTTATCGATCCGCTGGCGCGCGCCGATCTGCCCGCCAGTTGTCAGGTGGTGCAGATCTCACCGCTGTTGCGTGAGCTGATCGTCACGGCGCTGAGCCTGCCGGAGCACTACAGCGCCGGGAGCCGGGCCGAGCGGGTGATGGAGTTGATTCTGGATGAAATCCGGGGCATGGATGTGCTGCCGTTTGCGCTGCCGACGCCCGACAGTCCGCGGTTACAGGCGCTGTGTGAACAGATCCAGCAGACGCCCGGTGAAAGCTGGACGCTGCAGCGTGCCAGCGCTCAGATGAACGTTTCGGGCCGCACGCTGGCCCGTCATTTCATGCGCGAAACCGGCCTGCAGTTCAGCGACTGGGTGCGTCGTGCCCGCCTGGCAATCGCCCTGACGCGACTGGCGCAGGGCGACTCCGTGCTGCGGGTGGCGCTGGAGCTGGGCTATGAAAGCCCCAGCGCGTTTAGTGCGATGTTTCGTCGTCTGCTGGGCGTTGCGCCCACTGACTACTTTCCGCCTGCAGAAACTGGCCTGCCGCGCTGA
- a CDS encoding NAD(P)-dependent oxidoreductase, protein MKQPEVAVLGLGAMGHAFAANLLKKGFRVHGWNRTRARGEDLLEAGLQLADSPEEAVREADVVIAMLSDGDTTEQVLHQAIEAFKQGATLCQMGTIGVEKTDALIAFFADKRPDLLLIDAPVSGTKAPAENAQILVLASGDQSRAQAAETVFAAISKGTKWLGEAGKSTRMKLVINSWLIGMMQSLAESTRLAEQFGFSTDDLWQVLEGGPLAAPYAKMKLGMIASDDYTPQMHLIWALKDARLALDAAETPLPALENIAQLWQQAVDAGHGEEDLAVIYRFLKA, encoded by the coding sequence ATGAAACAACCTGAAGTGGCGGTTCTGGGATTAGGCGCAATGGGGCACGCATTTGCCGCCAACCTGCTGAAAAAAGGCTTTCGCGTACACGGCTGGAACCGCACCCGCGCCCGCGGCGAGGATCTGCTGGAGGCCGGTTTACAGTTGGCTGACTCGCCGGAAGAGGCGGTGCGTGAAGCGGATGTGGTGATCGCCATGCTCTCCGATGGCGATACGACTGAGCAGGTGCTGCATCAGGCCATAGAGGCCTTTAAGCAGGGCGCGACGCTGTGCCAGATGGGCACCATCGGCGTGGAAAAAACCGACGCGCTGATCGCCTTTTTCGCGGACAAGCGTCCCGATCTGCTGCTGATCGATGCACCGGTCTCCGGCACCAAAGCGCCAGCAGAAAATGCACAGATTCTGGTGCTGGCCAGCGGCGATCAAAGCAGGGCGCAGGCGGCAGAAACGGTGTTTGCCGCCATCAGTAAAGGAACAAAATGGCTGGGTGAAGCGGGCAAAAGCACCCGCATGAAACTGGTCATCAACAGCTGGCTGATCGGCATGATGCAGAGCCTGGCCGAAAGTACCCGGCTGGCTGAGCAGTTCGGCTTTTCCACCGACGATCTCTGGCAGGTGCTGGAGGGCGGTCCGCTGGCCGCGCCGTATGCAAAAATGAAGCTCGGAATGATCGCCAGCGACGATTACACGCCGCAGATGCATCTGATCTGGGCGCTGAAAGATGCCCGCCTGGCGCTGGATGCGGCAGAGACGCCATTACCGGCGCTGGAGAATATCGCGCAGCTCTGGCAGCAGGCGGTGGACGCCGGACACGGTGAAGAGGATCTGGCGGTCATCTACCGCTTCCTGAAGGCGTAA
- the leuA gene encoding 2-isopropylmalate synthase — MLTQPADKYRASPVVSLPDRQWPSRQLTQAPRWLSTDLRDGNQALAEPMDRERKMAFWDLLLRCGFREIEVAFPSASQTDFDFVRDLIEQQRIPEEVTLQVLTQAREDLIARTFVALQGVPRAIVHLYNATAPLFRERVFKQSKAEIVALATAGARQIRAECEAQPETQWTFEYSPETFCFTEPAFVLEICEAVADVWQPDAQRPMIINLPATVEVNTPNVYADQIEFFCRHFSRRDAVCISVHPHNDRGTGVACAELALLAGADRVEGCLFGNGERTGNVDLVTLALNLYTQGVSPQLDFSQMHEVIEVVTRCNQLPVHPRHPYAGELVFTAFSGSHQDAIKKGFAIRAERQEKEWQMPYLPLDPADIGCSYEAVIRVNSQSGKSGAAWLLEQNHGLQMPRALQQDFSRCVQQETDRHGGEMTHYALWQLFCRQYGVTQPAVALQRADSQSDSGGQTQISASVVVQQRSLTLSGSGNGWLSAAVNALRSAFDLQLTIEDYHEHTLGRRSDSRSVAYISCVDARGVRAWGVSIDNDTARAALQALLSAAGQFLQAESSQWAQRPADDETSH, encoded by the coding sequence GTGCTGACTCAACCTGCTGATAAATATCGTGCCTCCCCGGTCGTGTCCCTGCCCGACCGCCAGTGGCCTTCGCGCCAGCTCACCCAGGCTCCGCGCTGGCTCTCTACCGATTTGCGTGATGGCAATCAGGCGCTGGCTGAACCGATGGATCGGGAGCGGAAGATGGCCTTCTGGGATCTGCTGCTGCGCTGCGGGTTCCGCGAGATTGAGGTCGCCTTTCCCTCGGCGTCGCAGACGGATTTCGATTTCGTCCGCGATCTGATTGAGCAGCAGCGCATCCCGGAGGAGGTGACGTTACAGGTGCTGACCCAGGCACGCGAGGATCTGATTGCCCGCACGTTTGTCGCGCTGCAGGGTGTGCCGCGCGCCATTGTGCATCTCTATAACGCCACCGCGCCGCTGTTTCGCGAGCGGGTGTTTAAACAGAGCAAAGCGGAAATCGTCGCGCTGGCGACGGCCGGTGCACGGCAGATCCGTGCGGAATGCGAGGCGCAGCCGGAGACCCAATGGACCTTTGAATATTCCCCGGAGACCTTCTGCTTTACCGAGCCGGCGTTTGTGCTGGAGATTTGCGAAGCGGTGGCCGATGTCTGGCAGCCTGACGCGCAGCGGCCGATGATCATTAACCTGCCCGCCACGGTGGAAGTGAATACGCCCAACGTCTATGCCGATCAGATTGAGTTTTTCTGCCGTCACTTCAGCCGCCGCGACGCCGTCTGCATCAGCGTGCATCCGCACAACGATCGCGGCACCGGCGTCGCCTGTGCCGAACTGGCGCTGCTGGCGGGCGCTGACCGGGTGGAGGGCTGCCTGTTTGGCAACGGCGAACGCACCGGCAATGTGGACCTGGTAACGCTGGCGCTGAATCTCTATACCCAGGGCGTGTCGCCGCAGCTCGATTTCAGCCAGATGCATGAGGTTATCGAGGTGGTGACCCGCTGCAACCAATTGCCGGTTCATCCGCGTCATCCCTATGCGGGCGAACTGGTCTTCACCGCCTTCTCCGGTTCTCATCAGGATGCAATTAAAAAAGGATTCGCCATCCGCGCCGAACGGCAGGAGAAAGAGTGGCAGATGCCCTACCTGCCGCTGGATCCTGCCGACATTGGCTGCAGCTATGAGGCGGTGATCCGCGTGAACAGTCAGTCGGGAAAAAGCGGTGCCGCCTGGCTGCTGGAGCAGAATCACGGGTTACAGATGCCGCGTGCGCTGCAGCAGGATTTCAGCCGCTGTGTTCAGCAGGAGACGGACCGGCACGGCGGCGAGATGACGCACTACGCGCTGTGGCAGCTCTTCTGCCGCCAGTATGGCGTGACACAGCCTGCGGTGGCCTTGCAGCGGGCAGACAGCCAGAGTGACAGCGGCGGACAGACGCAGATCAGCGCCAGCGTCGTGGTTCAGCAGCGCTCGCTGACATTGAGCGGTAGCGGAAACGGCTGGCTGTCGGCGGCGGTGAATGCCCTGCGCAGCGCGTTTGACCTGCAGCTGACCATTGAGGACTATCACGAGCATACGCTGGGACGGCGCAGCGACAGCCGTTCTGTAGCCTATATCAGCTGCGTGGATGCCCGTGGTGTACGGGCCTGGGGAGTGAGTATTGATAACGATACGGCCCGCGCCGCATTGCAGGCGCTGCTCAGCGCGGCAGGCCAGTTTCTGCAGGCGGAAAGTAGTCAGTGGGCGCAACGCCCAGCAGACGACGAAACATCGCACTAA